GCTCGGCGCTCCCGGATCCCGAGCGCGGGCAGCAGCACGTCGTCGATCACGGCGACGAAGAAGTCCCGCGTCACGGGCGCGCGCCCCGCGACCAGGCGGTGCGTGCTCATCGCGGGGACGACCTCGGCCAGCACCGCGACCTGCGCGTCCGAGCGCGCGGACGCCTCACCCCGCTCGACGGCGCGGCCGATGAGCCGCCCGTAGACCTCGACGTACGGATCCGTGACCTCGGCGCGGATCGCCGCGGCCAGCCGCTCGGATCCCCGCAGAGCCGACGCGAGCCCCGCGAACACGGACGCCCGACGGTCGGCGCCGCCGAGCCAGCCGGAGTCGACGACGGCCAGGAGGTCGTCGCGGAGCGATCCGGTGTCGGGCAGCAGCTCGGCCTCCGGCGGGCGGCCGACGCCGCGGAGGGCGGCGAGCACCAGGTCCTCCTTGGTCGCCCAGCGCCGGTAGATCGTGGTCTTGGCGCGGCCGGTGCGGGCGGCGACCTCGTCGAGGGCCATGCCGTCGTAGCCGTGCTCGGCGACGAGGTCGAGGGCGGCGGCGAGGATCGCGGCGTCCCCGGAGCGGTCGACGGGTCGGCCGATGCGGGGTCGGG
The nucleotide sequence above comes from Clavibacter sp. B3I6. Encoded proteins:
- a CDS encoding TetR/AcrR family transcriptional regulator, whose translation is MDTPAPASRPRIGRPVDRSGDAAILAAALDLVAEHGYDGMALDEVAARTGRAKTTIYRRWATKEDLVLAALRGVGRPPEAELLPDTGSLRDDLLAVVDSGWLGGADRRASVFAGLASALRGSERLAAAIRAEVTDPYVEVYGRLIGRAVERGEASARSDAQVAVLAEVVPAMSTHRLVAGRAPVTRDFFVAVIDDVLLPALGIRERRAAGG